The Manduca sexta isolate Smith_Timp_Sample1 unplaced genomic scaffold, JHU_Msex_v1.0 HiC_scaffold_3113, whole genome shotgun sequence genome segment AAAACATATTTGTCCTTTAACAAATTTTACGAGTAATTCTTATCACATAGATTGAAAAAGACATATTGACTATAGACTTACATCTTAAGCTGTTGGGGATCTCAAAATCCCTATCTTATCGTAGATTACAAATGACACGTGGATTAGTTTACCCTGAGAGTTTAGCACTTGCCAACCTTTCCtgttctgttttattttaatatatgctACTATAGATCCTGACAAGCTATATCTTCTTCCCAGGAACCCGACCCCTGACGACAGCTTCGGAGTAGAATGGAAACCTTACAGCTTGGAGAACCAGGATTATCTAGAGATCGGAAACGAGATAGTAGCTGGCGCAGAACCCGATAAAGAAGAAGTAGAATTCTGGGAAAACCTTTACAAAAAATTCGCCCCTGCATTTGTTCATTCctcatatatttcaaaatgaatagcgcaatgtttaaagtaaattactataataaaatgtaaccttGTTATCTTTAGTGAAAAATAACAACAAGCAGATCATAAATAAGGAAAAGTAAAATACTTCTCAATCGAGGTTAAATTTTAAGCATTTAAACTTTTTCCAAACTTTGCGTTGTTTccttccaattataattatttacaaatggaCTATATTAAATTTCACATCACTATCCAAGCAAGCATAACCTTTCCTgtaccaggggccttattctctatcccgcatgttattttaacagtgcgtaacgagcacgtaacacaacgcatcatgtttagactatagaaatttggcttacaaaaaataaaaaaattcacgtcgaattgataacctcctccttttttttgaagtcggttaaaaataccattccacgcatatttctcgaagataacatgacatggccgcgttacgcgtttacactatcatacagaataagggccccgTAGTACATCAAAACAAGACAGCAGTCAATACCAACGCTTGCTCTCTACACATCTGGTTATTCATGATGCTCATAATAaacgtatttataattatcctTAATGTCTTTATTATCTCTAAAAATTTGCACGTCAACTATCCGTATTAATTATactatactaacttttgctcgcggctccgcccgcgtaaaggagttttctgggataacagtcccactatatattttcccgggatagtagcctataattTTCCCAGGGCCTTAATCTATCTCCATTCCAAATTTCTTTTAGTTATACTAcattttatgtcacgtcccgttcctgtgggaacaggataaaaagtatcctatgtccgtgtcctggttctaagctacctccctactaattttcagccaaatcggttcagccgttcttgagttataaatagtgtaactaacacaactttcttttatatatatatattacaaaatgaaaatacattatCAACATGTCTATTAAAGGCACGTTCCATTTCTTTTATTCTGTGACCTATTTGTGAGATGGAGCGTTTCTGTGATAaagtaaaacaatgtttattattatatacatttagttCGTTTGTTCTAGCGCCTATTCTAAATCATAGAATACGAGCTtagtttaagtataatataatctatatttaatgaataagtaTAGAGGCTATTAATCTACAAGATTATGCCAGCCTCATTGTCTAAtactaatttaacagaaaaggaAACATTTTATGTCCTCAGCCTgcttacaaatttatatattttaacagcatCTTCACTATAAGGTATAGCCAAGATTGTTTAGACCACAcccaattctaaaatattaactttttttaaatcctcTACTACGCCTTTCTGTTTGATATCGGACACATTCCAATAACAAGTAGTAAACATCCTCTACAGATCCACATAGATCACAATTGGGGTAGTAACCCCGTAGTTTTCTTCATGTGGTATGTGTGTTtaagcataatataaaatagaatttatttatttctaccgTACGTCTAATTGATTAGGCAACTAAAACTATTAACTCTATAAAAAGGTTATATCTCGTCTCCACAATTTGTGCTGTTTCACGTTCAATAAGTTTATTGCCTTTGCATGACGCCTTAGAAAGAAAACTTATTAAGTATTCATTGATtagaaatgtttgtaaatttactAAATTGCTTCCTGATAACAATAAAAGCTACAAGTCgaaaatattataccaaaacTTCTCAGCACCACCATGAGTCAATTGCGTCCAATAAATACTGGAGTTGGGTAGGTTAAAGAAGAAGATACGACCGAATAATTTTACAGTAAACCGATGCAACGGCTCGTGTTAGACGCTTAACTGGAACACGtcataaatgatttcttatgtttacgcgaatgttagacattgaaattaaataattttcggattctatcgcggttttagtattttttctcccgacgtttcgaagactttgcagtcccccgtgaccatgaaggctgcaaagttttcgaaacgtcgggaaaaaataaataatactaaaaccgcgatagaatccgaaaattagtttaatttcaacacgTCATTAACATAAAAACCGTACTGAATACTcattatgataagttattttaaataaaaagaaaatacttctTTATTTCGCAACACTAGCGATAGGTAtagttaaaacaatataattatagttgCATTTCAGAAGGTTTTAGGTAGTATTCGATGATAgataaattatgaaaagaaaaattaagtatGGGCTGAATGTGATAAGTCACATGATCCTCTGAAGAAGACATCCTctttttaggataaaatttgaGACGTCCTTATCAGTCTAATATAAACTCTTATGCACTACCCCACCttggcacgggccttctctattGCGCTGATACTTTAGTTTTTCCACGCTAGTGTATTAGTGCTTGGTAATGTTTAGTTTAGCAGAAATATTGACTGTGTGGTTTCGATATCTAATATGGACAGGAAATCGTAATGTttatactaacattataaatgtgaaagttagtgaaaatatttggacgtTTTTAGAAATTAACGCAAAAATCGCTAAACGATTTTAGGTGAAACAATCACCCATGTAAATGGATATGCATATCAGGCACAGCCAAGCTGCTGCCtacaacaataaacatttttttaaaccttgTTTGACATAGGACATGTCATAACACCGAAGAAATACCAAAGGAACTTCATTCCAGAATGCACAAGTTAGTAATAAAACTCATCTCTGGAAATGCATTagcgtttatattttttttgtttatcaaaatccattccATGTTGAATCTACATTTCAGTCAACGGTTTGCGCGTTAATCTCTAAGAAACATCTTAACTTATAAATATCTTCACaagctttcgcatttataataggaaaaaataaataatataacaaaacatccacatacctatataaaaaaaaattaggcagCCCTAACACACACCAaagaataattacaaataatacacgGGTCAGTAAGAGCCCACCTGTCAACCATGACGAATCATTATTAACAACCGAAATCATGTTTACTTTAAAAGCAAAATTAGCATAATTTAAACGACGAGACAATATAACAAAAAGAGCTGTGAACACCCGTTCAGTTATGATTATCTGGTATACGAGTGTGGTAGTGAGAAAATTGTTGTTAAAAATCaaagtgattttttattatggttCAAGTGACAGTAAGTGAGGGTACTTTAGAGGGACAAATTGTGGAGAACGAGTACGGAGGGAGTTACTGCAGCTTCAAAGGAATACCGTACGCGGAGCCGCCCGTAGGAGATTTGAGATTCAAGGTAATATTTCCTTTTGAAATACAAGCTTTTGGGGcaccttttattaatattagataatatttctGATTATGTAGAGGAAACGGTCAATAACCTTGGTAgtctatacaatatatacattcAAATGTACCTTCGTTGGTCACCCCCTTCACTTATGAACATCTAAACcgatttcattttttatttttttggttttattatagTTGGTAGAAAATTCTTAcggtatgtaaaattaattttatctaattggcagaaaatttcaaaattttataaaactaactaTTCACGCGTttgataaatatgaatttagcAGACAGCTGTTCTTTTCTATTTttggattaatatatattatataattacatactCATATTATATACTCTTACTCGTCAGGCACCGGAACCACCACTACCCTACGAAGGAATTCGCAGCGCCAAAGAATTTGGGAATGTATGCTACCAAGGAACCAAAAACGGCGGGTGGCGAGGGAGTGAAGACTGTTTATATCTGAACGTGTACACACCGAGCATCGAACCTCATAAGCCGTGGCCCATAATGTTTTGGATTCATGGCGGGTCATTCAAAGAAGGAAGTGGCAACGACTACTTATTTGCTCCTGAATTCCTCGTCCGACACGGTGTAATATTAGTCACTTTTAACTACCGCTTGGGACCTCTGGGCTTCCTCTGTCTCCACACTGAAGATATACCAGGCAACGCCGCGATGAAAGACCAGGTTGCTGCACTCAGATGGGTAAAAAGAAATATCCGCAGCTTTGGAGGGAATCCAGATAATATTACCATATTCGGCAACAGTGCTGGCGCGGCTTGCGTGTGCCTTCACGTCATCTCCCCGATGACAAAAAATCTCTTCAAAAGAGCAATAGCTATCAGCGGATGCGCAACTAACTGGTGGACTTACACTTATGATCCGATTGAAAAAGCATTTGCGCTGGCCGAATCTCTAGGGTTTCGTTCGAAGGACGTCGAGGAACTATGCAAATTCTTCAAAGAACTCCCTGTTGAGACTCTAGCTGATGTTAACTTACCATCTAATATAGGAAACAACGCCAgtcgtacaaatatttttaataatatacattttgcaGTGGTTAGTGAACAAAGGTTTGGTTATAATGAAGTCTATTTCGAAGGAAACATAAACGATGTACGGACCTACAATATCCACAAAGGAGTTGAAGTTATGATTGGTTACAATGCTGATGAAGGAGTGATTGTGGTTCCCAAAGTAAATGAATACGATGAACTTGTCGACGACATCAATGGAAACCTTGAATTATTGATACCAACACCACTATACAAACATTGTTCAATAAACCAACATAATGAAATTGGAATgaagataaagaaatattatttcaaaaacgaCCGCTTAACTCGAGAAAGTTGGGAGCAACtgtccaaatattttagtatGGAAACATTTGTGTACGATATCATGCAGTGGATCCAATTTACCTGTGcagaaaaaatgtatttgtacaAATTCTCTTGTATATCTGAGAGAAATATTATGTCCACAAGACACGGATTGTTCAGCTCAACTAGAAATAAGGAAGTAGTGGTCCATGCGGATGAGTTGGGATATATTTTCAACGCTAAAGTTATGGATAAAGTCGACAAGCACTCTGATGTATATCGAATGATCGACAATGTTACGACGCTTTTCACAAATTTTGCGAAATACGGGTGAGTACTTCGCCTAAAATAAGGTCATTTGATGACCATCTTACTTAATATCTTTTTACCACTAGTTCAAAcatgaaaaaagaatattagCGTATTAAACTACCTTatctatatagtatataaaagaaaagacTGACTAGATGACTGCCTGATCAATCAACGCACAGCCAAAACCGCCAAGAGTAGAAAcatgtaattttgtataaaactgCCTTAAATAATTCAAGTGAACGCTAAAAAGGATTTTTGCAATTGCTTCCATAAGGGTTTAAAATAGGCTATAAAAGTATGTGACGTTATCGCCGGCGGAATCGCGAGCGAAATCTAGTGActttataagtatgtataatcAGACTTTAATGAACAGCCGTCGCAacacacatataaaaataatatgatattttgttttaggaaTCCCACGCCCGACACTTCCTTAGGTGTAACGTGGTTGCCATACAAACTGAACGAACAAAACTATCTAGACATCGGCAACCAATTAACATCTAAAATAGAACCGGACTACGAAGAAATTAAATTCTGGAACGAAATTTACAGACAATatgctacaaaatatattaaaatgccgGAGGTATGGCATACGATTCCACGGGAAGAGCGCCACATTAAAGAACGAATACTATAGATTTTTCATTTTAGCATAAGTATAGATATTGAAAATGCTCAGAAAgttctagatttttttatacagacatGATAAAGAGACTCCACTGTACCTAATAGAAAGTCGAGCGGCTTCCAGAGTATCGCCATCGTAAACGGCAATCGATATGTGGGCGGATACGTGATAGTAACTTGCTTTAATTCATTCCAAAGATATATGGgcctataataattattataagcggcggtagcctagttggtcgtggaacggactgccgagacgaatgtccgcaggttcaaaccccaagggtacacactacacagctctgacttttccaaaattatgtatgtatcattaacggtgaaagaaaatatcatgagcaaaacctgcataccttagaaattctctataggaattttgagtgtgtgtgcagtctaccaatccgcactaggccagcgtggtggattaggtttaatccctctcagtagtagaggagcctcctgcccagcagtgggtaCAGTATAATAATACAGGGCGGGTATTAAGGCAAGTAACTATTttcacgatcctcagtaatgaggggccgactgaagagagagaGACATAGCTAATCGTCTATTTGTACCCCTAGTACGAATTTTTATCTTATACTTTCCTTTAAGTAATGTGTTTGAACATTTGAACAGCGCTCCAGTGAGCGTAATTGGAACTTAAACATGGCAGCATGAATATTACGCTCGTGTAAACTTCGAATGCTAAATTGTGCAAACACAGAAGTGTGTTTCAGAAACCTTAATGTATTGATGTTGGCAGCACGAATCTCTTTTTTGACGTATCGTGTAACACCCTTGACCTTATTATATTGTGAATGTACACTCATAACACGCCCGTGCTACgttatctttgtgaaattagcatggaattttattatgtatgccaatttctatcgTGTTAAACGCGATGCaatgcgttacgtgcttgtcacacactgtcaaaataacgcgTGTCATATAGAATAAGGCCCACGTAGAGAAACATTTAAACGTTGACTCACTCGATACGAATACTTGTCGTTATTATTATTCGTGCTAGGGGTACGGATAAAAGTGATTTCCGTCacacacaaattattttataatatcaaactgaagtgattttttgtttttgattttcattttaaGGGCTTATCTTTAGAcgtaacctttttttttttttttggtttcgcggagaaagtcccttattactaccgcccagccttcatggggggcgactgagcggttatgctggggtaaccgtaccttacggcccggcgttgagccgcccggatttgatgacgaccttcgggcgaccgccgggccgagtccctaacccgagtacaactaacctatgcacggcctaccagctaaaactccgcggtggccctcttcggcgcattagggacgactgcgggcttcctctgacggaagtgtctaagtattcgtccgcagccgcccctgcgcggtgccgccttgcggcccgtctcctatgggggctcagaagcccccgcgcaccgaaggacgccttcggcgtctacggcagcatgaggccaactacacgcTGCCCTCCATCCCGGGGGTGAACCGAAACATGTGCAAaattgcacaaaaatgcactagggcggacagccccctgctgcccgccgacgaccccttcgtggcccctattagtcgcctcttacgacaggccggggataccgtggtggaattctccaaacgcccccattccacagggcgggaaacgccggtcagtcgtccacccggcgcctccttcgtctcctctgacggcgggagggatcctccctctctcgatccctctcggcactctccttctgcgagagaaccacctcgcagaagtgggccaccgcgcgccaggcctcccgactgccgaccatggaagcgaccacggccggcagcgagagatctcctccgacgactgaaacgagagcgctgcgctcctcgtcccaggctgggcaggactccaatgtgtgttgggccgtatcctgcgggcagttgtcacaatgatGACACACGGCACTTGCTTCCTTTCCTACTAtttgacacaggtactcaccgaagcaaccatgcccggtgagcacttgcgtcaggcgaaatgtcgccgcgccgtggcgcctgtccagccactgtgcaaagacaggacgcactgccgcgatggcccgaagccccgctgacggggcctccagcctgagacgccactcctccacggcggttttcgccgtaaggaggccctcttggcctccacctccttcggggccggacgctgcccgctactgaacgcctcctccctccagtgaAAACCGTCGGAGAgagatttggcgtccagatcccagggcaggaatccagCCAAAACacgccgcctcgtacgagaccgtgcggtacgcccttATGGCCCGCTACGcaacgacccgctgcgggccccgcaggagagcgacagaacgccccctcagggcgtcagcccagaccggactgccgtacagtgccatggaccgcacgaccccgtggtacaaccttcggcaagggataccgggaccttccaggttgggcagcaggctagaaagagcgcccgctgccctagACAACTTTGCCTTTAAACTCTgaaaatgggcgcggaatttCCACCGGCTGTCCAAGGTCAAACCCAAATATTTCATacttttgccgatgggaatccgcaccccctcaaccacGATGTGAGCACCGGCCGGCGGCCtctccgaggcccgtgaaaacaaatggcctcggttttttcgagggccaccttcaaacctaatcGCCGAATTCGGCTCACTACAttgccggtgcccaccgccgccaggatcgcggcatcctggaaggtcttggacgtcgccgtgacaagcgtgtcatccgcatagcacgtcacgccgacgccccggagattggcaccacggagcacccagtcgtagccgatgttccacaaaagagggcctagaaccgacccctgcgggacaccgcacgacatcgctctccggtgccacccgtcggcgcctgGATagaccacgtacctgtcagaaaggtacgcgtgcaccagacgcctgagatagggcggcaccacgtggtaccgcagtgcctcattgatgcatggccaggggagcgaattaaacGCATTGAAGATGTCTAGCGATACCGCAATAACTATTttacccctggccactgcttccgtcggtaggccgacggcgactctgcgggtcgtccctccttcttcagcaggacgagcttcccggttttccaacgcgccgggaagacgccctgctgCATACCGGCGGAATCTTTATACGTAACCTACCTGCCTATGCGCAATTACTACTCTTTTCAAGACTAAATTTTTCTATGTTATTCGGGTTAAGAAAATAGCAATTCATTGGTCATACTATTTACTGGCGCTTGTAACGCTTATCACTAGACAATCAACTTGTTTTGAATTCGCTTTTATAATCATATATAAAACCAAATGCTTGACGGTTCAATTTAaggtttaaaaatcaaaaaggtgtagacgagtatgtggtttcatttagtaatgcaatgtcaaaatgaccttgaataacaatgtaataatttacagttgctgtaacaatattataatgacaaTGAGTAACAGAGTCAGCACGATTTAAGCATAACACATACATTTGTATACATTGTGGAACACGTGGCgtcgtaattttataattagcaacataattattcataatattctaGTACTCTATTCGGAACAAGAGTTGTTTAATGAAAATTTGTATTCATGCTACAATTTTGAATTCGCAATTCAATTGCTATCTTGCAAATTGGAAATGCAAAATGTCATCGTGTAATTTTTCACGATTAAATTGCATATTGATGACACAGATGCGCTGTTGTGTTGCACATTgaactaaatatataatttctagGTCAGAGACCCGTCAGATGTCACAACAGTTTTTCCGAACAAACTATAATATGACGCGGTTGATCTGGAGCAGTCTCGTAGTGGAAGtgtagattttttgtttaaaacggGCACTATGCCTCATGGTAaatggaatggggtccaataatatttcgactgacgagagacgattacccctcggcaatcgatacaattatgtcggcctgttggaaccggatgtacacaggctgatcccaaaacgcgacacacttacgggagccactatggcggggtttaacaccttgagtacgATGGTCTCAattcgagcggatataaaatatatccaaccaccaacAAAAAGGATAGGTAACATCGCTCAAACCGGAACATTATGAGCTCCAAACTCCACAGAACCATAAATTTAAGGGCATAGACAAGTTATTTACCTTCACTTACGTGGTCTTTCAATGGTTTATATTTTGCCATTTCGGTGAAGTGTACAGTTTTGAACAAACGATCAAACCAAATACTTGCAATTCATACACACATTAGTCCAACtgtataaagttattaatatgaAAGCGTCAAGCGTATAGatctaacaatatatttttgtcgcTAAGCAATGTGATGCTTaccaatatgtaaaatattacaacCATATTGATTATAATGCGATACGTAATTATTAAATGCCTGTCGCATTTCGGttaatttatctattattaaaatatcaggCGGCCTATTGGCATGTTCGGTACCATTAGACGATTAACTGGAAGAGGCAAACACTAAACTCTTCAACTAACTAACCGACGCCTATCAACAAAATGGAAGTTGCGAAGCTTGCTTTCCAGTACTCAAGC includes the following:
- the LOC115441410 gene encoding esterase B1; translation: MVQVTVSEGTLEGQIVENEYGGSYCSFKGIPYAEPPVGDLRFKAPEPPLPYEGIRSAKEFGNVCYQGTKNGGWRGSEDCLYLNVYTPSIEPHKPWPIMFWIHGGSFKEGSGNDYLFAPEFLVRHGVILVTFNYRLGPLGFLCLHTEDIPGNAAMKDQVAALRWVKRNIRSFGGNPDNITIFGNSAGAACVCLHVISPMTKNLFKRAIAISGCATNWWTYTYDPIEKAFALAESLGFRSKDVEELCKFFKELPVETLADVNLPSNIGNNASRTNIFNNIHFAVVSEQRFGYNEVYFEGNINDVRTYNIHKGVEVMIGYNADEGVIVVPKVNEYDELVDDINGNLELLIPTPLYKHCSINQHNEIGMKIKKYYFKNDRLTRESWEQLSKYFSMETFVYDIMQWIQFTCAEKMYLYKFSCISERNIMSTRHGLFSSTRNKEVVVHADELGYIFNAKVMDKVDKHSDVYRMIDNVTTLFTNFAKYGNPTPDTSLGVTWLPYKLNEQNYLDIGNQLTSKIEPDYEEIKFWNEIYRQYATKYIKMPEVWHTIPREERHIKERIL